TAGGTCGAGCTTTTCGTTCGCGCCGATCGAAAGGTATTCCTGCACACGGTTGCGCTGTGTTTCGGACACGAGGGGCGTGAGAACCGAATTGTCCATGCCGGGGCCGACCGTGATCTCCTCGGCAAGCTTCCCGAGCTCGGCCAGCGCCTCGTCGTAGCGGGAGCGATGAACGATCAGCCGCGTCATGCCGGAGCAGATCTGCCCGGCATTGGAAATCGTCGAGGCGCGAACGGCCGCCATGACCTTCGACATGTCTGCATCGTCGAGCGCGATGCCGGCGGACTTCCCGCCCAGCTCCATGACAGTCGGCACGATGTTCTCGGCCGCGGCCGAAAGGATCCAGCGTCCGGTTGCAACGGATCCGGTGAAGGTGATCTGGTCGATGGCGGGATCGGTTACCAGGTGGCGTCCAGCGTCGCCCCCGGTGGCGCAGATCACCGAGACCGTACCAGCGGGCGCACCCGCAGCGTCGATGGCGCGCGCCATGTAGTGCAGCCCGACCGGCGTTATCTCCGGGCTCTTGAGAATGACGGAATTGCCGGTCGCCAGCGCAGCCGCGACCGACCGCGCCGCGATGGACACCGGGAAGTTCCACGGCACGATCTGCAACGACAGGCCAAGCGGCTCCAGGATGGTGAAATCGACCATCCCGTCTCCGAGCGGTATCTGCCGCCCCTCCGCCTTGTCGGCGAGGCCACCGTAATATTCGAATGCCGCCGCCGCCTTCTCGAACTCGTCCTCGGCGGACTTGAGCGACTTGCCCTGCTCGAGGCAGAGCATGCGACCGCCTTCCTGCTTGACCTTCCGCAGCTCGGCGGCAATGTCGAACAGCAGGCGCATGCGAACCGTCGGCTTCGCCCGGCTCAGTACGCCGCTTGCGAACGCGGCTCGTCCGGCCTCCACCGCGCGGGCGCAGGTTTCCGCCCCGGCAAGCGCGTGAAGGGCGACGGTCTCGGCGGTCGCCGGGTTTTCGACTTCCAGTGTCCGGTCGTTTTCCCCCGTGACGAATTCACCCGCCACGTAGTTCTCGTAAGCGCCCTGTGTCACGATATGGCCTTTCCTGCATGCCTTGTTTCCATGTCCGCCAGCGCCGACTCTCGCCACTGCGCGCCCGCCAGCCAGTCATCGTCCGGCGCGACGCCCCAACCCGGCGCGTCGCCGAGCGCCACCGCGCCGTCGTCGACCGCAAGCGGCGGGGAAAAGAACCGGTCGAGCGAAACGTCGTGAAACGCGTTTGGCTCGATGTTGAATTCGCAATGCGAGCCGGCATTCGGCAACGCGGCCATGACATGGAGCGAGAAAAGCGTGACCAGCGAGGAATTGGCCGCGTGGAACATGACGGGCTTGTTCCCGCCCTCGGCGATTTTCGCGACCTTCAGTGCCCGCGAGACGCCGCCGACATAGCAGAGGTCGGGCTGGCAGACATCCACCACGTCCGTCGCCACCATGTACTGCCAGGCCGGCAGGTAGTTGTCCTGCTCGCCGCCGGAGACCGGTATATCGAGCTCTCGGGCGACTGCTCGCGTGTCGTCATACTGCCAGTACGGGCACGGTTCCTCGAACTGGGATATGCCGGCGTCCTCCAACATGCGGCCGATCCTGAGCGCATGCTCCACGTCGTAGCAGGAGTTTCCGTCGACCAGCAGCTTCACGCGGGTGCCGGCGAAGGCCTCGCCCACCGTGCGGATCATCGCCGGCGTCCGCCCTTCCCAGGCGTCTCCGTTCCGGCCGTTTTTCTGGCCGATCCTGAACTTGAAGGCACGGAACCCGTACGCGTCCCCCAGTCGCCGGAAACGTTCGACCTCGCCATCCGGCGTGATTTCCCGGCTCATGGATGACGCATATACCGGCACGACACCCCCGCCCGCACCGAGCAGCGCCCATACCGGCTTTTCCTCGCGCTTGCCCGCCGCATCCCAGAGGGCGGTGTCGAGTCCTGCAATCGCCCGGCACAGGAACGTGCCGGGGAATTTCAGCTGCTCGGAGAAGACATGCTCCACGACGGCCTCTATCCGGGTGCCGTCCTGCCCGAGCGCCTTCGGCGCCACGAGGCGGTGGAACACCTCCGTCGAGATGTCCGCGTGATAGGGCGACATCTGTCCGAAGCCCTGGCTTCCGTCCTCGAGCGTCACCCTGACGATGGCAACGAACGGGCGTGTGAAGGTCTCCAGGCGCACGATCCTCATGCGTCACCCCCGAACTCGATGACGCATTTCAGCTCGCGACCCGAGCGCACGAGGTCCAGTGCCTCGTTGATGTCGTCGAGGCGGAACCGGCGCGCCACCAGTTCGTCGAGATGCATGTGGCCGGCGTGGTGGAGATCGACCAGGCGCGGCACGTCGACATGCGGCCGCGCGGATCCCATCTTCGATCCCAGGATCGAGATGCCCCGGCCGCCGAAAGTCCGCGCGATGATCTCCGCGATGTCGTCGCGGCCGGGGATGCCGGCGACGATCACCTGCCCCCCGTCGCGCGTCAGGTCCACCGCCTGCTGGATAGCAGGTGGATGGCCCACGGCCACGAAGGCGAAATCGACGCCCCTGCCGTGCGTGAGGGCTTTCACCTCCGCGGCCAGGCTCGCGCCGTCCATGTCGGCGCGGAAGGCGTGGGTCGCGCCGAACCGCCTGGAGATCTCCAGTTTCTCGTCATGGATGTCGAGGGCGATCACCGGCGTCGCACCGGCCAACGCGGCGCCCTGCACGCAATTGATGCCGACGCCGCCGGCACCGATCACCAGGGCGGAGGAGCCCGCGGCAACCTCGGCGGTGTTCGCGACCGCGCCGAACCCCGTCATCACGCCGCATGAGAGCGTGCAGGCGATGTCGCCGTCCAACCGCTCGTCCACCGGAACGCATTGAGACTGGTGCACGACCGCCTTTTCGGCGAATGCGCCGACCTTCATTCCGTGCACGACCGGCGTGCCGTCGGAAAGCGTCAGCGGCGACCTCGACGCCAGACCGAATTCCGCTTCGCAGAACGCCAAGTCGCCCTTCTGGCAGTAGTAGCAACGGCCGCAGAACCGGATCAGGCTGAGAACGACCCGATCGCCTGCCGACAGCCCCGTCACCGCCTCGCCTACCGCCTCGATTCGCCCCACGGCCTCGTGGCCGAACACGGCGGGAAGCTTGCCCTTCCAGCGACCGGAAATGGCCATGATGTCGCTGTGGCATATCGCGCAGGATTCCAGTGCGACCAGCACCTCGTCCCTGACGGGATCTGCAAGCTGCACGGACTCCACGGAAAGCGGTTCGCCAAACAAGCGGCACACTGCCGCCCTGATCGCCTGGGGCATCATCGTTCCTCCTCTAGCGACCGGAGGATTGACGCAAACGAACGCGACAACTTTCGATTTTTGTTGCCCGACTTTCAAAAATTGCTGCTATGGTGCGATTTCCGCGTGGCCGAGGGAGGAACGATGCGCCGGATCGATAATGTCACGCGTTTCGGCGTGGTCATCTCCAACGGCTTCGGCATGCTGTCCTACGCCTCGGTCGTCGATGTTCTCAAGCAGATGAGGGACTATCATTCCGGGCGGGCGATCAGCTGGACGACGCTCAGTTCGAGGGCCGAACCCGTGCGCGCGGCCAACGGGCTGCGCGTCCTTCCGGACGAGACCTTCGAATCGTCGCCCCTCTACGACTATGTGGTCGTCATCGGCACCGTCGACGCCTCGGTGATGGTGGACCCCGTTCTCGAGGCATGGGTGCGCCAGCAGCACAGCCACGGGGCGACCACATGTGCGACCGCGTCCGGCACGTGGGTACTGGCACGCGCCGGTCTGCTCGCCGGGCGCAGCTGCACCCTCCATTGGCGCGACATCGACGTGTTCAAGGAGGTGTACCCGGACATCGAGATCCTCGACGAGGTCTATGTCCATGACGGGCGCATCGTCACCTGCTCGGGTGCGCGAACCGCATCGGACATGATCTACTCGGTCCTCGGGCAACGTTTCGGACGGGAGTCCGTGCAGCGCGTGCGCGAGATCCTGTTCCACGAACGTCTCATCCAGCCGCACGAGAGCCAGCGGCCGCTGCAGGAGCGCCTGCGGACGCTTTCGCCGCCCGCCTACCGCCTGCTTCAGGAAATCGACGACGGCGTGGACACGCACGAGTCGATCGCGTCGATCTGCCGGCGGCTCGGTCTGGCACGGCGCCCGGTCGAAAGGGCTTTCCGCGAGCACGTCGGTGTCACACCCAAGCAGTATCAGCTCGATCTGCGCCTGCTTCGCGCCGCGAACCTTCTCAAGAAGAGCAGCCTGGCGATTTCGGAGATATCGGAAGCGATCGGCTTTTCATCGCCGGGCGCCATGTCGACCGCCTTCATGGCGAAGATGGGCTGCTCGCCCCGCGAATACAGGAAAATGGCACCCGCCCTTGTCCCGGCAAAGGTCTGGCGAAACAGGGAATGAGCGCCGCCTTGCCATCGAATTTCGCGGTCATTTCCGGGTCGTAGCGGACGATGCGAAACACGGATTCGTACTTCGAAGGTTGATACACGTGCGGCCCCTTCACGGGATCGTCATGGCGGACCTGCCCCGGCCTGCAACGTAGCCCGCAGGCAGGCATGACCGGCCTGCGCAAAGCGATAGGGCAGCAAATGCGCAACCGGGTGGGCCTCCCAATGGTGACCGCTGCAGCACGTTATTTGCCTGCTGTCCGGAAACCGGCAGGCCGCCGCTTCGGTTCGATGACACTTGATCTGGCTCAAGCCGAAGCCGGTCGATCACGGATATGAACAGGGAGGCCCCACCGACGACAGAGAGGATCAGGACAACAAGCAGGAGGCATGATGCGCGGATTTTCAGGCTTGCGGGCCGCTTTCGTCGCCCTTGTTGCAATGTCGCCGTTGGCCACAATGGTCCGGGCAAACGAACTGCCGGAACGGTTCTATCTTTTCTCGGCCATCTACTACGAGCCAGGGGTGGGGCTTTATTCCGAGTGGCCCGAGGAATTCGGTGGCGGTCCGGCACCGATCCCCGAAGAGGTGGCGGCGCTCGGGCTGACCACCGGGCAACGCACGGTGTCGTGGGCAAACGGTTTTGCCATTTTCGACATCGTCTGGCCGTGGATCGTTTTCGACGGCGGCCGTCCCGTCGCCTTTTCGCTCGACCACGACCACCCGGCAGATGCCGCGTTTCCCGATCGACGGACCGTCGAAGCCGAAGTCGGCGATCACCAATCCCGCAATCAGACCTACGAGAGGATCCGTGAACTGTCCTACGAGAGATCGGGCGAGGCGATCCGTTTTCGCGCACGTTATTTCACCGGTGACCACTACATGACGAAAGCCGGCGAGCGGATCTACGGAATCAACATGCGGGAGGGCGAAATCGCGCCCGAAAATGAGCCCGGTTGTTTTCGCATTTCGAACGAAATGTCACGGGAGGAGTACTACATCGGCACCACCACCCTTTTCGACCGGCGCTTCGATACAGAGCCCCATGCCCGGGTGACGGTCTGCCTCAACGTCGTCGAAAGCGCGGATTTGCCTGACGGCAGCAGTGCGCATCGAATGGAGGCCCGCATCAAGGGCATATGGGGCCTGAAAAAGGCCAAGAAAGCGCCGATCGACATCACGAGATACATGATCGCGGTGGCTCCACCGCACGACGACACGTCGGGGCCCTATCTCGCGGCCAGCGGCATGGATGGTCTGCACGGCGAAACACTGGTCGACGACATCAACCGTTTCGCCGCCGAGCTGGAACGCAGCATCACGGCACACCGGTTCGACCTGGCCGCCCGACAGATCGAGAGCATCAACGCCTACCTGGCGGAACTGGAGACCGAGGGCGTCGACTGGTACTGGTCGCGTCGGCCCACCGCCGTCGGCGTCACGCGCTACAACGAGCTGATGGAGGCGACCGAACTGTATCGCCTGGCCCACCTCGACATTCAGGCTCGCCTGAACGACGTCCGCCAGCAATTGCTTGTGCTGCGCACCAACTTTTCCGCCAACGTCGTAAAGTCCATGCTGAAATCGACGATCAACTGGCTGGACATGGTGCCGACCGATCCCGTTTCGGGGCTGGCCGGCTATTCCGACATCGCCGGCGCGTTGCTGATGCCGCAATCATTGCTGGAATGGCAGGAGACCGCGCGGTCCGATGCCTCGATCCTGGCAAATCAGGCTGCGGCGATCCGGCATTTCGAAGCGTTGGAAAGCAAGCTGGAGCAGCGCCTCGACACCGTTACCGATGCGCGACGAGCGCTGTACGAGCGCATTCGGGAAAACGACGAGCAGCGCGCGCTCGCGCTCGATGCCGCGCTGCGCAGCGATTGAAAAGGAAAGGAGATCCGAATTGTTCGTCCGTTTCTGTCTCGCCTTCGCCGCGCTTGCCATGGCGCCGTGGCCAACCGCTGCGCAATCGCTCAACCCCGGATACAGGCTGGTGCTGGAGCCCGGCGAACTGACCGTCACGCTTGACGGCGAGGTGGTGTTCGAGGTCAGCCAGGATCCGGCAGACCCGCTCTTCATGGTGCGCGGCGTGCGCGACATGACCGGAAACGGTCACGCCAACCTGGCCGTGATCTGGCGCCGGGCACGCAGCGCCGCGCAATTCGTCCTGGCCGAGATGCGCCCCGGCGACTTCGCAATCCTGCACCGCGCGCAGGGCATGACGTCCGACATCCTGTCGACCTACGAAGCGCTGAGCGATGAACAGGCCGCCGCGCTGGCCCGCGGCGAAAGCCTTGCGCCCGGCCCCGAACTGCGCCGGCCGTTGCCGGCGGATGTCGCGCCAGTCGAACCGGAAACCGGGCATTGGTCGTTCCAGCCGGGCAGTTGGGACTCGGGCGCGGCCGGCTTCCTGGGGTGGGTCGCGGAAGAGGATGCCGAGGACAACTTCTCCCAGATATGGTTTCGGTGCCCCGACAATGGCGACCCGATCTGGGTGCTGCCCGACAGAGAGCACGACAACGTCGAAGACGTGCCGGCGCACGTCTCTCTTGTCGCGGACGGCATGGAAATGCCCATTCACATGATGCCGCAGATCGACGACCAGACCGGCGCATGGTATCCGATCGGCACACTCGACCGCGATACCGACCTGTTCGCACGGCTGTTAAGCGCGGGGTCGGTCGCGCTGGCCTATGGCGAGGAATGGATTCCCTTGGTGAGGAACGGCCCCTCCCCCCGCAACGAGGCGGCGCTCAGGATGTTCATCGCCCGGTGCGACCTGCCCACCGGAAAATGAGGTCCGTCCGGCGCGGAGCGGCATCGCCTGCATGTGCACCCTTCCGGCGCAACATCCACCCGCAGACATGGCTGGTGGCCGGACGAGGACGGATCGCGGGTGCCGGATAAGCCATACCCCTGGCCATCGGGCACCGGGCCGCTCACTCCGGCAGTAGCATGAAGCCGTTTTCGTCGTTGGGCGCGAAGGGGTTGAAGGCCAGCTCCCACAGGTGCCCGTCCGGGTCGGCGAAATAGCCCGAATAGCCGCCCCAGAACACCTTTTCCGGCCTTTTCACCGGTTTCGCACCGCAGGACAGCGCGTGCTCAAAGGCAGCATCGACCTCCGCCTCGCTCGAAAGGTTGTGCGCCAGCGTCACGCCGGAAAAGCCGGGTTCAGAATCCTCCACGCCGGCGTCCTCCGCCAGGTCCGCCCGCCCGAACAGGCCGAGCACCGTGCCCTTCAGCTTCAGGAAGGTCACGCTCTCCTGCGAGGCCGACGACTTCTCGAAACCGAGCCGCTCGTAGAACGCGGTCGATGCGGCCACATCCGCCACGCCGAGCGTGACCATGGTAATGCGGGGATCTAGGGGCATTGCGGACTCCATGACAGAACATAGAGCGAACGTTACGCGACCATCACCCTGCGCGCAAGCACCAGCCCGCCGTGTGATTGCGTGCCCGCCATGTCCCATCAGAGGGGAATCGCGGTTTCATTCTTCGCGGTCCTGATGACCATCATGGTGACGAAGCGCGCGACATTGGTCTGGTCGCGGAACAGCCGGTCGCACAGCGCATCGAATTCCTCCATGTCGCGCAGATGCAGCAACAGGACGACATCCGTTTCGCCCGTGACTGCATAGGCCTGCGAGACCGCCTCCTCCGAGCACGCGAGGTCGAGGAAACGGCGCATGTGCTGTTCCCCGTGAAGCTTCAATTCGACCGTGACCAGGGCCTTGATCACGCGTCCGGCCCTGGCCGGATTCAGGATAGCTACGATCCGGTCGATAACGCCCGACCGGCGCAGCCGCCGGACGCGGCGCAGGCAACTGGACGGCGACAGACCCACCTCGTCCGCCATGTCGACATTCGTGCGCGAGGCGTCGCGCTGCATGATGTTCAGGATTTTCCGGTCAATCCGATCCACTGATGCTTCCTCCCGCCCCACCAGTCCATGCAATAAAATTGCACAAGATTGCAATCTTTGACGAAAAATGCGCAGCGGTCCGGGCTAGCAAGTCGGAATATCGAAACGGGGAATCAGGGATGCGGTTCATCATGTCCGGCCTGCGCAGGACGCGCGAAACCATCGAGGTCTACTGGCTGCTCGTGCGGATCATGGTTCCGATCATGATCGCGACGGAGCTGCTCTCGAGAATTGGTGCCATCGAGGCAACCGCCCCGGCGTTTTCCCCCGTCATGCATGCCCTGGGATTACCGGCGGAACTGGGGCTGGCATGGCTGACCGGAATGCTCGTCGGCGTGTGGGGAGCGGTCGCCCTGGTTTTCGTTCTCGTTCCGGCCTCCTCGCTGACCGTGGCGGACGTCACCGTCTTCTCGTCGCTGATCCTGTTCACGCATGCCCTGCCGATCGAGCAGAAGATCATCCAGCAGGCCGGCCCGGGAATGATCGTGACGACGCTGCTGCGCATCGCGGGCGGCCTCGTCTACGCCTTCCTGCTTCATCACTTGCTCGCGGCGACGGGGTGGCTGTCGTCTCCCGTGGACCCGGCATGGATTCCCATGACCACGACCGCCGACTGGATGGACTTCTTCACCGGGCTCTTCGAGACCCTGACCTGGATGCTCGTCATCCTTGTCGCCCTGTCCTGGGGACTTGACATCCTGCGCGCCACCGGCGTCCTGAACCTGATGATGAAGGTGCTTTCGCCCGCGCTGCGCCCGGTCGGGATAAAGGGCGAGGCCGAGCACCTCACCGCCGTCGGCCTGTTTCTGGGAATTTCCTATGGCGCCGGGCTGCTGATACGCGAGGCGCGGTCGGGCGCGGTCTCGCCGCGCCAGGTCTTCCTGTCATGCACCTTCATGGGATTCGCCCACAGCGTGATCGAGGATACGCTCGTGGTCATGGCGATAGGTGCGGATATCGGCGGCGTCCTGTTCGGACGGCTGGTCTTCGCCCTCGTCGCGATCGCCGCGGTCGCCGCCCTGCTTCGAAGCGTGTCGGACAAGACGTTCCACAACTGGGCGTTCCGCTCTGCGCCGCGCGCTCCTGTCGATCGGAATGTACGCACCCCGGCCGACGTGTGACGGGCCGGCGGCTGGATGGGCTGCCCCTACTCCCCCTTCCACTCCGGCTTGCGCTTCTGCAGGAACGCCCCGATGCCCTCCTCGGCGTCGCGGAACATCATGTTCTCCACCATGACATTGGCGCAGTAGTCATAGGCGTCGGACAGGCTCATCTCGGCCTGGCGGTAGAACGCCTCCTTGCCGGTCTTCAGCGTCAAGGGTGATTTGGAAGCAATGACTTCCGCGTATTTCTGAACAACCTGATTCAGGTACTCCTTCGGCACGATACGGTTGACCAGGCCGAACTCCTTGGCTGTCGATGCGTCGATCTGCTCGCCTGTCAGCAGCATCTCCATCGCCTGCTTGCGGTGGACATTGCGCGACAGCGCCACCATCGGCGTCGAGCAGAACAGGCCGATATTGACGCCGGGCGTGGCAAAAGACGACGTGTCGGTGCACACGGCGAGGTCGCAGGAGGCGACCAGCTGGCAGCCCGCCGCCGTCGCCAGGCCGTCGATCTCGGCGATCACCGGCTTGGGGTGCGTCACGATCATCTGCATCATCTCCGCGCACAGCCGCATGGTCTTCTCGAAGAAGGCCCTGCCCCGGTCCTCGTCGGCGCGGTGCAGCGTCATCTCCTTCAGATCGTGGCCGGCGGAGAACACCTTGCCGGCCGCCGCGATGACGATGACACGCACCGCCTCGTCGTTCCGCGCGTCCTTCAGCGCCTCCATCATCGCCTCCATGGTGGCGATCGACAGCGCGTTGGCCGGCGGGTTGGACAGCGTGAGGCGCATGACCGGCCCCTGCATGTCGCGGGTGACGGGCGGCGTCTCGACGAGGGCGGGCTTGGCGGTCATGCAGGGTTCCTCCCGGAAAGTATCGCTTGACCGGGAACCTACCAGCGGGTCAAACGCGTCCGCAAGCGAGGATTCAGTCGGCAATTCGTTGGAGGCACGCCCATGGGCAGGACACCGGTTCCCGTCGTCACCATCGAGGAACTCGAGGCGTTCATCGAGCGCGAATTCGCGCAGGTTCACGCGGACGGCCGGGTCTATTCCATCACCGAGCTCGGCCCCGGTTTCCTGACGCTCCGCCTCGACCCGAACGAGCGGCACCTGCGGCCCGGCGGCACCGTGTCGGGCCCGGCGCTGTTCACGCTCGCCGATCTTGCCGCCTATTACGTCATCCTCGCCCATGTTGGGCTGAAGGGCCTGACAGTCACCACCGGCTTCCACATGGACTTCATGCGCAAGGCCGCGCCGGGGCCGGTCTTCTGCACCGGCACCATACTCAAGCTCGGCAAGCGGCTGGTCGTCGTCTCCATCGCCATACGCGACGAGGCGGAGGAACTGGTCGCCCACGGCTCCTGCACCTACTCGATCCCGCCAGGCGATTCAGAGCGGTAAAATATTACCTCATTTGCAAGCCGTTGTTTTTGCACACTTTTCCCCCAAGGACCCGCAAAAGCACACTTGACGCGGCGGCAAAATGGCCGTAAGTGACCCCCAATCGCGCATGGATCCGTCCGGCGCGGTTTGTTTTTGCCGGGGCAGCCCGGCAATCCAAGCAACAAGAAAAGCCCGTTCCGGCCCCGCCGGTCCGGGATGAAGCCAAAGGAAAACCCCAATGCGGACATTCTCGCAGAAGCCCGCGGACGTGCAGAAGAAATGGGTGCTGATCGACGCCGAGGGTCTCGTCGTCGGCCGTCTCGCATCCATCGTCGCCATGCGTCTGCGCGGCAAGCACAAGCCGACCTACACCCCGCACGTCGACGACGGCGACAACGTGATCGTCATCAACGCCGACAAGGTGGTGTTCACGGGCCGCAAGCGCGCGAACAAGAAATACTACTGGCACACCGGCCATCCCGGCGGCATCAAGGAACGCACAGCGGCGCAGCTGCTGGAGGGCCGCTTCCCCGAGCGCGTCATCGAGAAGGCCGTCGAACGCATGATCCCGCGCGGCCCGCTCGGCCGTCGCCAGATGAAGAACCTGCGCGTCTATGCCGGCGCCGAACATCCGCACGAGGCCCAGCAGCCGGAAGTGCTCGATGTCGCCGCGCTCAACGCCAAGAACAAGAAAGTGGCCTGACCATCATGGCTGAATTGAACTCCCTCGAAGAACTCGGCGAAGCCGCCGGCACCGCGCCGGCCGAAACGCAGGAAGCCCCGGTCCACGTCCAGAAGCTGGACGAGCACGGCCGCGCCTATGCCACCGGCAAGCGCAAGGACGCCGTCGCCCGCGTCTGGATCAAGCCCGGCACCGGCCGCATCACGGTCGGCGGCAAGGACTTCACCGAATATTTCGCGCGGCCCGTCCTGCAGATGATCCTGCAGCAGCCGCTGGTGGCCGCCAACCGCAAGGGCCAGTACGACATCGTCGCCACCGTCACCGGCGGCGGCCTGTCCGGCCAGGCGGGCGCCGTGCGTCACGGCATCTCCAAGGCTCTGACCTACTACGAGCCGGAACTGCGCGGCGTGCTCAAGAAGGGCGGCTTCCTGACCCGCGACAGCCGCGTGGTCGAGCGCAAGAAGTACGGCAAGGCCAAGGCCCGTCGCTCGTTCCAGTTCTCCAAGCGCTAGGGCGCCCGGAACACGGACACTTCGAAAGCGGGGCCATCGAGCCCCGCTTTTTTGTTGCACGGCGCCGGCGCGACGATACAACAGCCCCGCAGCGACGCGAGGAACGACACCATGCCGACCAAGTCCATCGACCACGCCTTCACCGCGAAGGGCCTGACCGGGGCCGCCACCGACCCGACATATGCGGGCGCGCTCTCCTTCATGCGCCGCAAGTACACGAAGAACCTGAAGGGCGCCGACGCGGTCGTCTGGGGCATACCCTTCGACGCCGCCGTCTCCAACCGGCCGGGCGCGCGCTTCGGCCCGCAGGCGATCCGCCGCGCCTCCGCCATCATGGACAACGACCCGCAATATCCGTTCGCGCGCGACCTGTTCGCCGAGATGGCGGTGATCGACTATGGCGACTGCCTGCTCGACTACGGCAACCACCAGAAGACGCCCGCCACCATCGAGCGCGAGGCGGCGAAGATCCTGAAATCGGGCGCCTTCCTGGTGTCGCTGGGCGGCGACCACTATGTCACCTGGCCGCTGCTCAAGGCCCATGCCGCCAGGCACGGCAAGCTGGCGCTGGTCCAGTTCGACGCCCACCAGGACACCTGGTACGACGACGGCAAGCGCATCGACCACGGCTCCTTCGTCGGCCGCGCGGTGCGTGACGGCGTCATCGACCCGGCGCATTCCATCCA
This portion of the Oricola thermophila genome encodes:
- a CDS encoding aldehyde dehydrogenase family protein gives rise to the protein MTQGAYENYVAGEFVTGENDRTLEVENPATAETVALHALAGAETCARAVEAGRAAFASGVLSRAKPTVRMRLLFDIAAELRKVKQEGGRMLCLEQGKSLKSAEDEFEKAAAAFEYYGGLADKAEGRQIPLGDGMVDFTILEPLGLSLQIVPWNFPVSIAARSVAAALATGNSVILKSPEITPVGLHYMARAIDAAGAPAGTVSVICATGGDAGRHLVTDPAIDQITFTGSVATGRWILSAAAENIVPTVMELGGKSAGIALDDADMSKVMAAVRASTISNAGQICSGMTRLIVHRSRYDEALAELGKLAEEITVGPGMDNSVLTPLVSETQRNRVQEYLSIGANEKLDLVTGGGVPDRAGWFMDFTVYADVPATSRLAQEEIFGPVLVVMPFDTREEAVELANGTQYGLAAGIFTDRLNDALWLAQRLRAGQVYGNLWHAASIASPFGGFGRSGFGRERGAEAVMNYAKSKNVCFALS
- a CDS encoding enoyl-CoA hydratase, coding for MTAKPALVETPPVTRDMQGPVMRLTLSNPPANALSIATMEAMMEALKDARNDEAVRVIVIAAAGKVFSAGHDLKEMTLHRADEDRGRAFFEKTMRLCAEMMQMIVTHPKPVIAEIDGLATAAGCQLVASCDLAVCTDTSSFATPGVNIGLFCSTPMVALSRNVHRKQAMEMLLTGEQIDASTAKEFGLVNRIVPKEYLNQVVQKYAEVIASKSPLTLKTGKEAFYRQAEMSLSDAYDYCANVMVENMMFRDAEEGIGAFLQKRKPEWKGE
- a CDS encoding mandelate racemase/muconate lactonizing enzyme family protein, which gives rise to MRIVRLETFTRPFVAIVRVTLEDGSQGFGQMSPYHADISTEVFHRLVAPKALGQDGTRIEAVVEHVFSEQLKFPGTFLCRAIAGLDTALWDAAGKREEKPVWALLGAGGGVVPVYASSMSREITPDGEVERFRRLGDAYGFRAFKFRIGQKNGRNGDAWEGRTPAMIRTVGEAFAGTRVKLLVDGNSCYDVEHALRIGRMLEDAGISQFEEPCPYWQYDDTRAVARELDIPVSGGEQDNYLPAWQYMVATDVVDVCQPDLCYVGGVSRALKVAKIAEGGNKPVMFHAANSSLVTLFSLHVMAALPNAGSHCEFNIEPNAFHDVSLDRFFSPPLAVDDGAVALGDAPGWGVAPDDDWLAGAQWRESALADMETRHAGKAIS
- the rplM gene encoding 50S ribosomal protein L13: MRTFSQKPADVQKKWVLIDAEGLVVGRLASIVAMRLRGKHKPTYTPHVDDGDNVIVINADKVVFTGRKRANKKYYWHTGHPGGIKERTAAQLLEGRFPERVIEKAVERMIPRGPLGRRQMKNLRVYAGAEHPHEAQQPEVLDVAALNAKNKKVA
- a CDS encoding Lrp/AsnC family transcriptional regulator, yielding MDRIDRKILNIMQRDASRTNVDMADEVGLSPSSCLRRVRRLRRSGVIDRIVAILNPARAGRVIKALVTVELKLHGEQHMRRFLDLACSEEAVSQAYAVTGETDVVLLLHLRDMEEFDALCDRLFRDQTNVARFVTMMVIRTAKNETAIPL
- a CDS encoding alcohol dehydrogenase catalytic domain-containing protein; protein product: MPQAIRAAVCRLFGEPLSVESVQLADPVRDEVLVALESCAICHSDIMAISGRWKGKLPAVFGHEAVGRIEAVGEAVTGLSAGDRVVLSLIRFCGRCYYCQKGDLAFCEAEFGLASRSPLTLSDGTPVVHGMKVGAFAEKAVVHQSQCVPVDERLDGDIACTLSCGVMTGFGAVANTAEVAAGSSALVIGAGGVGINCVQGAALAGATPVIALDIHDEKLEISRRFGATHAFRADMDGASLAAEVKALTHGRGVDFAFVAVGHPPAIQQAVDLTRDGGQVIVAGIPGRDDIAEIIARTFGGRGISILGSKMGSARPHVDVPRLVDLHHAGHMHLDELVARRFRLDDINEALDLVRSGRELKCVIEFGGDA
- a CDS encoding VOC family protein; the protein is MPLDPRITMVTLGVADVAASTAFYERLGFEKSSASQESVTFLKLKGTVLGLFGRADLAEDAGVEDSEPGFSGVTLAHNLSSEAEVDAAFEHALSCGAKPVKRPEKVFWGGYSGYFADPDGHLWELAFNPFAPNDENGFMLLPE
- a CDS encoding PaaI family thioesterase, with product MGRTPVPVVTIEELEAFIEREFAQVHADGRVYSITELGPGFLTLRLDPNERHLRPGGTVSGPALFTLADLAAYYVILAHVGLKGLTVTTGFHMDFMRKAAPGPVFCTGTILKLGKRLVVVSIAIRDEAEELVAHGSCTYSIPPGDSER
- a CDS encoding GlxA family transcriptional regulator, with the translated sequence MRRIDNVTRFGVVISNGFGMLSYASVVDVLKQMRDYHSGRAISWTTLSSRAEPVRAANGLRVLPDETFESSPLYDYVVVIGTVDASVMVDPVLEAWVRQQHSHGATTCATASGTWVLARAGLLAGRSCTLHWRDIDVFKEVYPDIEILDEVYVHDGRIVTCSGARTASDMIYSVLGQRFGRESVQRVREILFHERLIQPHESQRPLQERLRTLSPPAYRLLQEIDDGVDTHESIASICRRLGLARRPVERAFREHVGVTPKQYQLDLRLLRAANLLKKSSLAISEISEAIGFSSPGAMSTAFMAKMGCSPREYRKMAPALVPAKVWRNRE
- a CDS encoding nucleoside recognition domain-containing protein, yielding MRFIMSGLRRTRETIEVYWLLVRIMVPIMIATELLSRIGAIEATAPAFSPVMHALGLPAELGLAWLTGMLVGVWGAVALVFVLVPASSLTVADVTVFSSLILFTHALPIEQKIIQQAGPGMIVTTLLRIAGGLVYAFLLHHLLAATGWLSSPVDPAWIPMTTTADWMDFFTGLFETLTWMLVILVALSWGLDILRATGVLNLMMKVLSPALRPVGIKGEAEHLTAVGLFLGISYGAGLLIREARSGAVSPRQVFLSCTFMGFAHSVIEDTLVVMAIGADIGGVLFGRLVFALVAIAAVAALLRSVSDKTFHNWAFRSAPRAPVDRNVRTPADV